In the Arachis ipaensis cultivar K30076 chromosome B04, Araip1.1, whole genome shotgun sequence genome, ATTACTGTTCATGCCATTGCATCATGTTATTCATGCTACCATAGCAGAATATAACTCACAGTATGGTGGGATAAGTGATGTGCACTGACAACTACATATGCTCTTATCCTATTCTAAAAGGTAAATAACAGCTGGTGTATGTGATGCAGTTTCTCTCTTGTATTTTCCCTTTGAACAAATACCCAGAGAACATAATCAGAAACCACCTTTAATATCAGTATAGGAGTAAAGCACATTGAGAATTTGGAAATTTTTAACCATATTATGAGAAAGGTTTTCTTTTATCCTCCTTATAGAGATACAATTAATATAAAAGTACAACAGGCATGCTCTATGACAATCGACACAAGACATAAAACATGGCTAAtactaaatcaaaattaaaaaatacaatgTAATCATATTAGAAACGCAGAAAATTCATAAAAGTGGTCCGAAGAATTACCTAAAGTTTTCCCTTCAAGAACAACTGCACCTTGTCTATTAAGATCTTGCAACAATGTTCTCCGATATAGAGAATTTTGAGCTTCAGATATTTCCTTGCTACCATCACGGAAGATTCCATGATCCTTCTCATTGAATAGAGAGAAAAATATTAGGATGCAGGAGAACAACGCAGCCCTTATACTTCTTACCCAACAGCACAAAAAGATAACTATGCATGTATGGAACATTTTTCATTAACTACTAAATGATTGGCAGCATATTGTATGGAATATGAATGACTTGCTATAATGGATAATAAATGAAGACAATTTATTATAGGTTTCGTCCAAACAGCTATAAGAATATAAGGGTAGCATATTCCCTTGAGcctgaattttattttatcttattttggaaCAACAAATTGAGGCTCTTGCACTTCTCTTGTCTCAATTCACGATCTCTCATCATTATGGAGATGTGGGAAAGAAAGAGGATAGTTCATATTTGGCGGGGTAGATTTACCAGAGGTTGAGGCAGCAACACAGGGAACAAGTCAGTCAGGATGGCACTGGTGATCATCAGACGGAAGGAGGACAGTCATAGCCACAAAGTAAGACACTGAGGAAGACAGAAAATGCACTTTTAAGCATTTTCCCAGAAAGAGTTTCCTCCAtcctttcccttttctctatTTCTAAGTAAACAAGGTACACTTTAAGGCCCCATAGACTTTATGGCTCAAACCAACTTTGGCAACCGAGCAATGAGTATATATTTGTCTATTTCAAAATCACCAGAAAGCGAGTTTTATGGGCTTCTTAATGACACTAAAATAGTGAATCCTTTAACTAACTGCCTTCTGCAACAAAATTTCAAGCAGAACTGTTGTCACTTGGTTTACATACTTTAGCAACTTCATACAAGACTAAAAGATGGTCTGAGTGAAGTATATTCCCTTTGCTTGTGTGTTTCATTGTTCCCAGTCTTAAAAAAATGAAGGAAAAACCCTACCGAATATTGGTTTTTATCCATGAAACAAAACCCATGCCAACATAGTTTACTGCCAATTATCCTCTAACTAAAATAGTGGGAAAGTGTAATTGCAATTTGACAAAGAATAACTACAAGTTGCAAATCTTTACTTTCAAATAGGGCAAACTTAGCATGAATTATGAAATCAATGTAAGAAAACATCCTATGTGAGACTAAGGAATAGTTTCATTCACCATACAGGAAGATGAGTGTAATCATCTCCTTGATCTGCTTCCATGTCTAAAGTAGGATCAACCCGCCGAACCTGCAAATGCAGATACAAATAGCAGAAAAAAATACTGAGGTAAAAATAAATGATATTAGAGAGGAGACCCAAAAGATCATCAAGGAGAGTATAACAGAAACAAAAGAAAGACCTTCTTTCGAGCTTCAATTTCCAATATCTCATCATCTTTCAAAAAAACAGCAAGATCCTCATCTTCAGCTGCCTCTGCAGCTGCCGCAACGGCATTTTTGGTACTATGGAGATATTCAGCTTTAAAATATTTGTTCCAAAAATCTACTTCACTCATCTTGAGTTTGGATACCAATGCGAAAAATAAAAAGACTTGTTATCCAAAGCGACTGATAAACAAATGTAAATGATTATCAAGGAGGATATTACAAATTTTACTAACTCAACATACCTTACTAGGCACAAAATTGAGGAATGCCTGGTGAACAGCTGGTTTTAGGGCAAAAATCTGGAAAGACAATAAtacaaagaaagtaaagaaataaGTCCACATaaacttttttcttctttcttattttaGTGAAAAGCAATATACAATTATAATAGAAAAATGGAGTGAAATACAGATAGAGGATAGTGATCCATCCTACCCAAACAACCACAAATAAATAAGTCCAGCTTATAGTATGTCAAGTCCAAAATGTTGCTACCCCACGCTCACATCTTAGTTGAACAGACCTTATATATGGTGCATCCTAGTCCAAGATAATCCAGAATCCCCACGAGCTTGGTTTAGCAAATTCAGCTCTATTGTTCAAAGATTTTGCAATGAAAAGGATTGAACTGAACACTTAGTGTACTATTGACACAACTCGCATCAATCAGACCACTCAGGGTTCTATCAACACAACTCACATGGGCAATGCATATATTTGGTTGTTTATGTAGATGATATAGTCATTATTCATAATAATCATGAACGGATAATTCAGTTCAAGAAACATCTATTTCATCACCTTCTGAATAAGGATTTGGGGAACTCTATTACTTGGTATTGAGGTGGCTCAATCTAAAAATGGCGTTGCTATATCACAAAGAAAATATGCCCTTGATATATTGGACGAAAGTGATCTGTTGAATTGCAAAAATGTTGGCAGCCCAATAGATCCTAATAGTAAATTGTTGCTGATCAAGGAGAGTATTATCCTGATCCAAGGAGATGTGGAAGACTTGTAGGGAAGCTAAACTGCCTCACTATTACAAGACCAGATATTTCATATCCTATTAGTGTAGTGAGTCAGTTTATGCAGTCCCCTTGCACTGATAATTGGGAAGCTATAATGCAGATTGTGAAGTATATCAAAAGAGCCCCTGGTCAAGGACTATTATACAGATATAAATGAAATACTCAAGTAATTGGGTATTATCATGCAGATTGGGCAGGTTCTCCTACTGGTAGACAGTCCACTTCTAGGTATTGTGTCTTTCTTGGTGGCAATCTTATATCATGGAAAAGTCAAAAAGCAGTGCTGTTGCTCGATCAAGTGCAGAGGCAAAGTATCACCCCGTGACACTTATGAGTTAATATGATGGGTTAAACAGATACTTTCAGAAAAGTTTGGGACAATTACAGAAATGAAGTTATATTGTGATAATCAAACAGCACTTCACATTGCCCTAATCCAGTATTCCATGAGAGAATTGAACACATAGAGGTTAATTGTTATTTCATAAGACAAAGGATTATGTCTAAAGAAATTGTCACTAAGTTTGTTAATTCCAATGATCAATTAACTGATAATTTTTACGAAGTCTATTAGAGGTCCACATGGTAACTACATTTGTAGCAAGCTTGGTTTATATGATATAATATGCTCTAGCTTGAGGGGAAATGTTGATATAAAGTTCCTTTATGtatcaattaggatcaattagagtCAATTAGAATAAAGTAGGGATAATTAGTTTCTCCTTTATTAGACATTGTAATTATGAAGTATGATTAGTTTAGTGTAGATAAAACCTATAAGCTGTGGAGTTCATTCCCTCAACCATTCACATAATAATCACTGCCTGAACACACCCAAAATCCTAGTTGTATATCCTGAACAGCTGAAACATACGTATGAAATCCAATTTTCTCTAGCACCTGGCATATGACTTCTTAAGCCACCCAATTATAGGCCTTTCCTTGATACATGAAGACACATGCAACCGAAAAGTTGATCAATGCTTCACCACTTAGTAAACAATGAAACTTATGATTATAATTTGCTACAAATAGAAAAGGCTGCTAGCCTTCACCAAACTCCACAAGGTTTTAGTTATAAGACTGGGGAAAACTAAAATCCACCTTATCCTTAATATAAAAAGAAGTTCAAAACTCGAGATAATGGCGGCCTAAAAGTATGTTTTTGCTTCCATGTTATAAATGCCTCAAATGAGGGCCCATTCAAGAGTCATAATTCATTATATACATCAAACTTAGTCTAACAATTTAAATATTATCATTATTTGTGAAAAACTAGGACTAACTTAAAATATCTTCATGAATTTCCTTAACcaacaaagaagaaaaataaatcaaacaaaaaaaacacGGAAAAAAATATCCACGATAGTGCTGAACAGCTGATTAAATCAAATATTAATTTTCGGACACTTGTCGCCAAACTAATATAGCAAGAAAATAAGTCTACCGCTAAACCGCATGCAACTGCTAAATGGTAGAATATAGAgtccaaaaacaaaataatatagaCAAGCCAAAACACAAGGATGATGGTACAAATTAATTCCATCTCTTCAGGTGAAGTTCAAAAATGAACTCCCAACTATAGAATTTTATGAAAGCTTCTAGAGAATAATTAAGAACCTAAGCAATAAAAAATGTATGATTGTGCTATGCCCCCTGTGgtcaaactatatatatatactatgagCTGAGCATTAACTCGATCATCAATAACAGAATCTAATTCACATCTTCTCTTCACTTTCTGTTTCTATCAGAAATGTTGCAATGCCATCCAAGGATGATCTGATTATTGATTTACATGACCAAAAGTAGCAGTAGTATATATCTACTCTATTCTTGTTGAAAAGTTGCAGAATCAGTATTGGTCTTTCAATGGGAACATTTAGTTTGGGATTTCTTGAGTCCAATCATATTTCATGTTCTATCCAATTTTCTATTCCTCCATTCACTCAAGGGAAAAGCACAAAGCCTGGCATTCAATTTGACAACAGACAAACTAAATACAAGATATAGATACCAAATATACAGCATTCTCATAGAGACATCCAAGAATGTAGTGATCAGTGACACATCCAAGTGTAATCATAGAGATACAGAACCAATATAAAATGAAGCATTATCATACCCGACCATCACTCGTAGGCTTTGTGTCGAAGATCAAAGAATTCTTAAAACCAATTTGTTGTTTTGTCTTCCTGTTTTCATCTCGATCAAGTAATTgctgaaaaaataataataataataataaaataataacaacaacaacaacaacaacaacaataataataaagttGTGAAAGAAAAAATTGACTAACATGAGAAGAAGAAAATTACATtgaaagaaagcaagaataaaaacaactgaaaaatgtAAAGGGAAAAACCAATATGGCAAAGCTGTCCAATCCCTTTGCATATCTCCTAGGGAAACCACTTAAAAAACAAGGTGCTATAGAAAAAATACATTAATAGCAAGATTCTTCACATAGTTCTTTTCCATGCATAAAAAACCTTTCATGAATCATAATATCACCCCACACCTTGTTGAACATATAAGTCTCACTagagtttaaaataaaaattccatttgCAAGCctggaaaaaataaaaattaacatcACATTGCACTCAAAATATTTACCTTCTTTGTGGCCCAAAATTCTGATTCCGTCAGCTTTCCACTAGCCACAAGTTCCTTATGCAGCTTCTGCAACTTGCTGCATAAGTTGTACTTTAGCAAAATCAATAACATTGAGGGGAGCATGAATATCAGAACCAATGATAACCCAATAGCAAGCAGAacatattcaaatttcaaatttcctaTTATTACTAAAATGAGACCTGTTCAATACTCTGAGCCAGAGTAATTAGAGATTGTAACATTTGAAGTAAAAGCACGGTATCAAAGACACCTTGATCAAAAAGGCCTCtgtatgtttggattttaattaaACACATTGCTATCATTTAAACCATGTTAATTCACcagggaatttttttttttgtggaacAATGtagattttgataaaataaagaaatatattTCTCCTCGTTACAAGATTTTAGCATCACTTCCATGTGGAAGTAATTTCAGAAAACATATGAAagataaaattcattgatcattGACAGATGTAAGCTCTGGAAGAGGAAACATATTGACAAGTTCCAAAGACagcaaaaatgaaacaaaatatatatatatataaatagaaaaaagGAATAGGAAATTCATAAAAAGATATTGTAAAGTAGAACGATGCACACAAATAGAGAGTCCACCATAATAAAACAAGACCACCGATAACTAACCCTTTCCACCAAAAGAATCAAAGTGCATTTTTGTGAAATAAATACCTATCTTCTTGTAATAGCTTAATTCTTTGTCCCATTTCAGCAGCACTCAATTGTTCCTCCGAAACGACTTTTGCAGCTTCTCCATGCTTGCTAAGGGCAATACCTGCTCAAACAAAGCAGACAACACATTGGAAGGctatagaaaacaaataaatgaaATTGATAACTCCAAATTTGCTTCATATGATCAGATACTTtcatattgaaaataaaattggATGATGAAAATTGAGAAAAAGGAGGAAAGACACTGCAATCTATGGAAACGTGAAATTGGTAACTGCATGATGCATCATTTTTTTATCTAGCAAATGTTACAAGAGTAATAAATATATAATGCAATCAATGTGAATGCATAGAAACAGAATGATTTATAAAGAACTTAAGCTGAATGGCAGTGTGCCACAATTCAATTGTGCAAAATATTAGTCAATAAAGCCCTCAGAAGGACATTTAAaagctaaataaaagaaaaaagacctATATTGTCATTCCATGACAAAGAAACTTACCCACTAGTTCCCGGCAAACATGAAGATCTGAAAAGGTTTCTAATTCGAATATGTAACTTCCCTGGAACAACATTTTTAATTAGAGTTCATTCAGCATGAGAAgacattcaaaatttcaaaacaatTTAATACTAGTGAactatagtatacaaaaaaatgGAACAACAGCAAAAAGGAGTAGCAAGAGGTTAAAATAAACCAATGAAACACCTGTGAATGGGTGAGGTTAAGCCATGGTGGTTTGTTTGATCCCTCTTTAGTGTGTTTATGACCTAAATTTTTAagcaataaaaaggaaaagacaTCAAGCCCAAAGAATTAAAGTTGCAAACAACATGGATAAGGAACATTCGAAAACtaacaataacataaaaataCGGATCATAAGTACTCTTTATAAATTTGAAATCGACTTCAAGTTTGTTGCTTGATGTAGGATCATTGggcttgaaaacaaatttttcCTCAGTCTGCACAGAGGAAACAACATTCCAGCACAAATGATTCATTGATCTGTAGCAAACATAATTACTTCGCTATACAAATTATTTAATCAAACCTCAAATACTGTCATCACACACCAGTATAATACAATACATCAAGTGCCAACTGAGCTAGAAGCTTATCACCAAGTTTATACATAAATTACAAGGCACCAACAAGACTACcattataaatattaataatactACTTGTGTCACaaattatttgtcactttggaaATTTTGGTATATTTGAAACTCACTGTACAAATAATTAATGACAGAGGGAGTAACACAACAATGAGCAACCTGATTCCACTAAATAGGATCTGTTACATCTGAGAAACAATtttttgataataataataataataataataatatagaatCCAATTTCAATGCATTGTGACTTGTGAATACAAAGGTATATTACACAGACACTCAATTCAATTATATATATGGCACATCAACAGAAATGTTTAACAGTACCAAAGAGATAGTTTATATCAAACATAATCTATCAATAATGATAACCTTCTGTATCATTCTTCAAGTTATTTTCAGGTCAAAATTCCAGAGGTTGAGCTCAATCATAGAATAGACCATGAGATGACAACAACAAATTTTTACCCCAGTTGGTGGGGTCAGCTACATGTATCAAAAGACAATATTGCGCACTGACATGAATCATGTTTGTACTCAGCCCACTCATGCAAAGTTTAAtcatagaatacaaacaaacaacaacaaagccttgtcccactagttTAATCATAGAATAcactaaaaaaaacaaacaatataAGTAAAATTGTACGAAGACAATGGCAATTGAATTGGTTCAAAAGAGGAGGAAACATACCAATACAAGGATACCAGGAGTACCAGGGTCCTTCACAGTGGCTTTGTACTTGGCTTTCTTAACCACTTTTCCCGATGACATTCTTAGCCACACcaaaacaaaagaatctcaacAACAATCCAAAATTTCACACCGATTAACCTGAATATTGAAACAGCAGCTCCAATCATCATCACAAACAAAAACTGAGACCTTTGTGGGAGTGTTTAGGAAAATGAATAATCAAAAGTAAAGGGTTAAATTTTGCATTGATGAGAGAGAGAGGAATAGAAGTGTTTCGAGGAGCTGAAGATCAATAGCATACAGGTGGCCAGAAATCACGTTGGCACGGCAGCGAATCTGTTTTCAGCAGAAGCAAGCTGCTTCAGGAATCATGCATATTAACACTCCATAGCAAGGTTCTGAAATCTGACCCAGACATCAAACTGTTCAGGCTACCAGGTCTGCAGGTCAAAAGTTTAGAGGTCTAACCAGTTTAAACAAGGTTCATCTGGAATAACcagattataataaaataatatattaaatcaTAAATCTATATTATTACTTAATAGCACAAACATTGCAGCAGACGGATAGCTTATTAGTCATCTCCTGAGGCAATTATCCAATCTTCCTCACACTATCCTTCGTTATTTTCCCTCCATCATATGGTACATGTCCATGCATCATGTTTATTAATGTCATGCATCATGttttatttatacacttcctatcctctttaaaacaatataaaaaattccAACCATGTGCTAGGCTTTGACCAGTTACACTTTCATTGCCCAGCTGGTTTGGTCTTTTGATGTTCCGGTTAAATTACGAAGGCTAATGTTGAAAAACGGCATCCCAAATGTTGAAATCTTCTAACCTACTTGCACTTAAACACTCAACTGTTTTCTTATAAAAAGGCAGTCCTTTAAGCTGAGAAGGGAGAAAAAAACATTTAAGAGTGTATGCTGTGTAATCTTTGTTAGAAAAGTGTGTGAAAAATCCAAATAGTTTTGTTGAATCATTGCTAGATGATGTAAGAAATCTGGTGTTGAATATTATAACTCATGTTATTGCATTTCTTTTTACCATctactcatcatcatcatcaatatcTCATACAAACACTCCATTGTCACTCACAATGACATCGTGTATTAAGCATAGCAGAGCAATCTATTTTAGATAAAAGCATAACAAATCACAAATCATTATCATTATATTATACACATTATACACATTACAAGTGAACAGAAAGTTGGTTTCTCTCATTGGTTAACATCAATAAATCAACAACGTTTGGATGATTATGCAAATTGAAATGCCATTTTCATTTTCCTCAAGCATAGACAGAGCAAGAGTTCACTGATCAAGTAGATTTCTACCACAAACAACAAAAAGAAATTTTTTCTCATACCCGTAGTTTTGATAGAGTGCAAAATTCTTAGCACTATAATTGTATTTCTACTTCTCAACGTTTTCAATAATGATAATGAATAATAATATTCTGTGTGATATGATATATATTGCAATTTACAAAATTACATAGACAATAATAAAAGACAGGAATATGGTTAGTTCAACAAGCGGTCATCAATAGCATAGCCAAAAACGAGTCTCCTTACATCAACAAAAGATAAATCAAGAACTGCAAACAATCATATGCAAGACACTTATTACATTCTGTTTAATGAAGATGGATTAGTGAACTTAAATGGCAAGCAAAACAGAAGCAAACTAAGGCCTTCACCTTTCCATTTGTCTTAAATTAAATTCGTTCATTCTTTCATAAAGAGGCAAAATCAgaactaatttaataaaaaacatagataaaaaaaaaggaaatttaaaaattcaactaATCCGTATTCTTAACCGATAAAGTCATCAATAttcaataatcaataatcaaaTAATCAGAAATCAAGTATCAAGATAGGCacagaaaaatagaagaagaaacacaCCATCAATGCTCATTCCATTAGGGAAATTCTAATGCCAAAGTTCTATCATTCcagaaaatgacacaaaacacCATACAAAAATACCAcggtttaaaaataaataaactcaaTTTACAGAGGTGAGAGCAAAATAATAAAACAAGAGACACAAATTTAGGTTCGAGAAAGAGAGAAGACAAGtatgagaagatgaagaacgagaaCGCATACCTAAGTTTCCGAAGTAGGCAGTATACGAGCAGAGGATAGGAGAGGAGATCGGCGATGAGCTCAAAGGTTGCGGTCTCGGTGGAGAGGCATTACGTAGCACGACAACGGTGGAGAGAGAACCGCAGAGCAGTGGCCGCAGATGCTGGAGAAAGGAGTGGCTGCCGTTCTGTTAGTATGTGGAAGAAGGTTAGGGATTTCGAATAGTGGCCAATGGTCGGTAAAGTGACCAGAGAATCCGGTGTGCTAGTAGTGGTAGGGGTATTTTGGGATTTGTGTTTGATTTATTATTTCGNNNNNNNNNNNNNNNNNNNNNNNNNNNNNNNNNNGCTAATAATCAAAATCTATTCTatctattatattatataaaaattagatttttatatttaaCGATGGAACTGACGTGACATACTGACATACTTACTCTGAAGAgtgtttttttatttaattattttaagtttttaactcattcaatacaatttattacaataacttaattattttaggaggtaatgaccaaatcagtactcaaaatattcaaacgctgacattttggtatttcactattgttattgacaaaatagtccttaaaagattttaaaatttgacaagcgtacccACGAGTTCGCCGGAGCACATCTCTGGCAAGTACAGTGCTGACATGGCCACTACATTTTGATGACATAGCAAACCCAAAATAGATAGGTATAATAATCCAAATTGTTACTAATTTCTTTATgtaacaattaatattttttttattactcaAATATTATTGATGTGTACTCGTAATTTGGCCAAATATAAATCTTTCTTTGGTAGATCAATATTTACATAAGTGACATATACATATTAATCCTTATATCCCAAGAagataattcattaattttatatcAAACTAATGACACAtacaattaaattcaaaaaaaattataattcaatAATGCTCAGTTAATTTAACAAAAGATGAAAACCGTATATAAATCATTAGTTTATGAGCatcattttatataaaaaaaaattaaccaaaagATGCTCAGCTTACATTATAAGCACACAacaatcaaaatatatatatccAAACGATcaaatatatatgtatgtaaatggCCATGTCAGTATGTATATAAGAGCACTATAACCCAAATCCACAACggtatatattatatatgtgcAACAATAATTGACAGGGCCGTAGAAGAATAGTGTTCATCCATTATATATATAatgaggtaatgaccaaatcagtacccgaaagattcaaacgctgatATTTAAGTACttcactattgttattgacaaaatggtccttaaaagattttaaaatttgacaagcgtatcCATGAGTTCACTGGAGCACATTTCCGGCAAGCACAGTGCTGACATGGCCACTGCGTTTTGATAACATGGCAAATACCCCCCAAACCCTaattcttctctttctcctttcCCCTCCCCAACGCACTCCCCCTTTCCCCTTCCTGAATGCATTCTCCCCCCTCCCCAACCCTAATCCTTCCCTCCCCCTCCCTAACCCTAATTCCCCATCCCCAACGCACTTCCCCCCTCCTCAATCCAAAATCCCCAtttctaaaccctaatccctcttTCCTTGTCCCTTTGAATTCTAATCTCCTTCTCAACACAATGTCTCACATTCTCAGCTCACTCTTCTCCAAAACAGTAGTGGAGTTCAACCTTCTCAGTCTTACAGAGTTAGTGTCATCGACACCGCACTGTCACCATCTCGTCATCGGATCTTTTGCGTTCACCAGTGTCGTCTATCTCCTTCATTGCATTGCGTTGTTTGTGCGTCTTCACCGCTGTCGCCTTTACTGCTTGTATCTGCGTGCTGCTAGCCCCCAGTCGCCGCCATGCCTCCTCTATCTGGGTTCCATCTTGACTCCATTGTGTCGTGCTCCCTCTGTGTCTGGTGTTCTTCTCTATTCTTGCTTTGGTGgtgttgtattttattttattttattttattttattttattttattttgattattgtatatgaatttgtttattttctctgAGTTTTATTGTTATTACTTTTTTTGAATGATAATTTAACCTAAAAATTTGGGACAATTCATGATTTAGGACAACTCTGTTgatgttgaggttgttgttgctgtgaATGGTGGTGTTGAGGGAGGGAGAGGGGAGTGTGCGTTGGGGAAGGGAGAGTGGTGgagattattgttgttgttgatattAAGGCTATTGTTACTGCGAGTGGTGGGGTTGAGGGAGGGAGGGGTAGTGTGCGTTGGAGAGGGAGAGTGGTggagattgttgttgttgttgatattAAAGTTGTTGTTGCTGTGAATGGTGGTGTTGAGGGAGAAAGGGGAAGTGTACGTTGGGGAGGGGGTTGTGATACGGCGGAGACTACGATGGGGGAGAAGTGTGCGTTGGGGATAGGGGCTGTGACAGGGGAAGGAGTGTGCGTTGGGGAGGAAACTTTGGGGGTGGTTTGCCAAGTCACCAAAACACGGTGGCCACATCAGCATTGTGCTTGCCGAAAATTTGCTTCGGCGAGCTCAGGggcacgcttgtcaaattttaaaatcttttaaggaccattttgtcaataacaatagtgaggtaccaaaatgtcagcatttgaatctttcgggtactgatttggtcattacctcttattttaactaattgatttgattaaatatttaaatatcaatataatttattataatttatattacttaattaattatactacATTAATTATAATTCGTNNNNNNNNNNNNNNNNNNNNNNNNNNNNNNNNNNNNNNNNNNNNNNNNNNNNNNNNNNNNNNNNNNNNNNNNNNNNNNNNNNNNNNNNNNNNNNNNNNNNNNNNNNNNNNNNNNNNNNNNNNNNNNNNNNNNNNNNNNNNNNNNNNNNNNNNNNNNNNNNNNNNNNNNNNNNNNNNNNNNNNNNNNNNNNNNNNNNNNNNNNNNNNNNNNNNNNNNNNNNNNNNNNNNNNNNNNNNNNNNNNNNNNNNNNNNNNNNNNNNNNNNN is a window encoding:
- the LOC107638232 gene encoding LOW QUALITY PROTEIN: probable RNA polymerase II transcription factor B subunit 1-1 (The sequence of the model RefSeq protein was modified relative to this genomic sequence to represent the inferred CDS: substituted 1 base at 1 genomic stop codon); translation: MSSGKVVKKAKYKATVKDPGTPGILVLTEEKFVFKPNDPTSSNKLEVDFKFIKSHKHTKEGSNKPPWLNLTHSQGSYIFELETFSDLHVCRELVGIALSKHGEAAKVVSEEQLSAAEMGQRIKLLQEDSKLQKLHKELVASGKLTESEFWATKKQLLDRDENRKTKQQIGFKNSLIFDTKPTSDGRVXYYFFTFFVLLSFQIFALKPAVHQAFLNFVPSKMSEVDFWNKYFKAEYLHSTKNAVAAAAEAAEDEDLAVFLKDDEILEIEARKKVRRVDPTLDMEADQGDDYTHLPDHGIFRDGSKEISEAQNSLYRRTLLQDLNRQGAVVLEGKTLDIEMENPRAAAEVLARRKQESDGVVEDERRNRISKMTQIEDLQAQDDHRFAPLCIKDPRDYFDSQQVNAVKALDDSQAGMEKIKCSLSSEEAYSSLRVSISKIKASGLRDPLFSPEVALKVLNELTKNISSTKSHIGKHSQDSILDILPTSTKEKLLDHWVCSQELLRHFWSSYPITTQNLANKTRRLKDAISQVYSKLEEIKVSAKSDLRHQVSLIVHPMQQALDAALLHYDADIRKRNAKGAKPNGF